Sequence from the Psilocybe cubensis strain MGC-MH-2018 chromosome 10, whole genome shotgun sequence genome:
ATGCATATACCGAACTAACGGTCCCTAAGCTGGATGGCAACTTGCTGGTTGGATTTTCTTGCGAAGCCTTCCAGATAGTGCGGGAAGGGGGATCAAATATCTCGCTGCTGTCATTGTGGCGTCGTGGCCATCTACACATCCGCTAAATATTGCTTGGATGTCGGAGAATACAGGAAGTATTGGCAAGCGTACTGTTGCATCTGGGTTGGTCATTGGCGCATGTGAGTTGATAACCACATAATATATGATAGTTTACATTTCTGACCTTTACGTTCTAGCCAATATTTATGGGGTTTGGGGATCGCAGATATATCGCGCGGATGATGCGCCTTGTTAGTCCTCATGTTCTTCGTTTCTACCTGCACATCTCATGTGCCTTATTTGCAGACTTCAAACGAGGAAATTTAATCAACATCGGTTTCGCTGGTACCGCGTTTCTTCTGTGGTTCATCCAAAAAGGCCTCTACCAATATCGCAACGCTCGTAATGCAGCTAAACTCCGAGCATTGAGTGAGGCTGATTTGGCTCGAGAGGAAGAGCTTAGGGTATCGAAAGGAAACACAAGCCCTCTCTTCAAATTTACTACTTGATATCTTTGCACTGCTTCTGCACATGTATGACCACTTTCACGATTCATTGACGACATTAGAGTAGAATCCTGACTCGAAACACATCATCCCATACCCTATAGCTACTAACTATATACCACCAAATGTACTTCGTATCCATTGTATAGTTTTtatattcaatttcttgctATTTTTCGAGACTACCAGTCCCAAATTCTTAAAGAAAGAGATTAACCTTATGGGCGGCGACGTACATTGGATTATTGACTGTAGCAACTGGAAAACCTTCTCGGCAATTCGCCATTGATAGTAACACGCAGTTAGACAACGCGCCTTTCATTTACAAACCTCTGGTGGCGGCTGGCGACAAAAAAGGAGCAATCTGCCCGCAAAAGTCAATGTAATGCAAACACGTGATACTTCAAACTCAGAGACGCGTCCCAAAAGCGCGTCTGATCCCCCTATAACACGTCATCTGGGACCTTTATATCATTGAATAAACACAAATCAACAGTATTTCTAATATTTTAAATCTCTCTGCGTTATTTTATTTATCTATTCAAGTCGGTTCGATACAAAGACCCCTTTTTCACGAACCATTGCGCAGCCGTCATCTTGGGGAAGTAGACATCCCTATCTTCTGCATTTTGGACAGCTTCTGCAATGTATGCGCTTTCATTTACAAGTGCTTTGAGATAGACATCGTTGGTCGGTCTTGAGAAGTACACGAGTGACCATCGATCATAGCCTGCTTGGGCACCAGGGGGAGGTCTATGAGGGAAATGAAATTATGTATTAATATGGTCAGATCAAGTCAGATACAAAATCATTTTTTGACGTACACAACCCGGTGAGTGCAAGATTTCAGAATGCCACCGCTCATAATGGTGAGAGTATCTCCGATGTTGCAGATTGAATATCCCTCAATCGGCTACCAATAAACACAAATGAAGGTATTTTAGCTCAGATCAAAAGACTAGCTGATATACTCTCACCTTCACGTATCTCCATTCATCACCGTCGGTTTCGGGAACAAGAACCTGCAAGCCACCTTGCCTATTGGAAAGAAACGACAGACTGTTGGAACAGGGTCAACATCCCGCAAAGCGCATCACAACTCTTGAGaacacaaccacaacaaacCTTCCGTAATCTGTATGCTGTCCCAAAGCAATCTTCGTCCCCTTCGGTGTAGCAGCCACCTTAATACACCTCGCCTCTGAAATACACGTCTTCCCAGGGTCATGCAAGGCCATAAGCGTCCCCAGAGGCAACCCGAGCTTGTTCTCAAAAACACGCATAACAACCTTGCTCTGCTCGATGCACGTCTGTACGAACGGTATAATCGTATCCTGCATATACCTATTCACAGGCGCTGGGTAGTCGCGGTGCACGATGCGGGGATAGGCCATCGCGTCGTCCTTTGCGACGTTGATGTATTCCGACGCGTCGAGGGATCCCTCTGCATCTACATATTTCTTGCCCGCTTCTCGATATCTACATCATGGcttcagaatcagaataaACTTTCCAAGAGATACGGCTTGTGACTCACCCAGGAGAAGCACCTTTATTACCTTGCCAATACTTCATCTTCTCTTCCAACGAAAGCGACAGCGTCTCTTTCCCCATCTCAAACATCGGTCCAACAAATGGTTCAGCATCATGGTTTTTCAAGCTAGAGTTTCTCTATCAGCCCACCTGAGGCCCCCAAAACGACCTACAATAGCCTCATCGCTGCACACTTACTACCAGAACCCCCATTTCGTTGCAGCCTCCCACAAAACGTCAGCTTGCTCTTGGTCGCCttccttgaggagtttgtAATCAACGACAAGGAGATCTTGTACCGGAATACTTTTGTCAGTTGGAAATGGTGGGTGATCCAAGCTGGTCATCCTGGAAAAAATTGGGAACAATGAACCAACCCCGGCGTAGACGAGCCAACGGcatttatactctagacaaGCTATTTGAGGTCATGATTACAATTAAAGATGGGAGTGCGGCCGTGTCTAAATCATATTTTAGAACATGTTGCACAACCCATGACATAGGAAACGGCAACGCGGATATACGGACTCCGGTACCATGCAAAAATATCAATACACTGAAGACATGATCAACTATCAACGCTCACTCATCATGTTTTCTTTCTAGTCGTACTTCATGCGCAGAACTTTTCGATATTCTGATCTTCGTCGTGTTCATGGTGGGCCATGACTCAAATTCTCAGAAAATCATCGCCTCCTTAGGCATCATATA
This genomic interval carries:
- a CDS encoding Oxidoreductase vrtI — translated: MTSLDHPPFPTDKSIPVQDLLVVDYKLLKEGDQEQADVLWEAATKWGFWYLKNHDAEPFVGPMFEMGKETLSLSLEEKMKYWQGNKGASPGYREAGKKYVDAEGSLDASEYINVAKDDAMAYPRIVHRDYPAPVNRYMQDTIIPFVQTCIEQSKVVMRVFENKLGLPLGTLMALHDPGKTCISEARCIKVAATPKGTKIALGQHTDYGSLSFLSNRQGGLQVLVPETDGDEWRYVKPIEGYSICNIGDTLTIMSGGILKSCTHRVVPPPGAQAGYDRWSLVYFSRPTNDVYLKALVNESAYIAEAVQNAEDRDVYFPKMTAAQWFVKKGSLYRTDLNR